A region of the Streptococcus oralis Uo5 genome:
AACTACGAAAACAAAACAAGTTGGTTTTGTAGGTGGTATCGAATCTGAAGTTATTTCACGTTTTGCAGCTGGATTCAAAGCTGGTGTTGAGTCAGTAGACCCATCTATCAAAGTCCAAGTTGACTACGCTGGTTCATTTGGTGATGCTGCCAAAGGTAAAACAATTGCAGCAGCTCAATACGCTGCCGGTGCAGACGTCGTCTACCAAGCAGCTGGTGGTACAGGTGCTGGTGTCTTTGCTGAAGCAAAATCATTGAATGAAAACAAAAACGAAGACGAAAAAGTTTGGGTTATCGGTGTAGACCGTGACCAAGCAGCAGAAGGTAAATACACTTCTAAAGATGGTAAAGAATCTAACTTCGTTCTTGTATCTACATTGAAACAAGTTGGTACAACTGTAAAAGATATTGCCAACAAAACAGAAAAAGGTGAATTCCCTGGTGGACAAGTGATTGTTTACTCATTGAAAGATAAAGGGGTTGAGCTAGCAGTAACAAACCTTTCAGAAGAAGGTAAAAAAGCTGTTGAAGATGCAAAAGCTAAAATCCTTGACGGAAGCATTAAAGTTCCTGAAAAATAATGGATAAAAGTCATTTCTTAGGAAGCGGCCATTGGTCGCTTCTTTAAGAA
Encoded here:
- a CDS encoding BMP family lipoprotein, with translation MNKKQWLGLGLVAVAAVGLAACGNRSSRNAASSSSEVKTKAAIVTDTGGVDDKSFNQSAWEGLQDWGKEHNLSKDKGYTYFQSTSEADYANNLQQAAGSYNLIFGVGFALHNAVEEAAKDHSDLNYVLIDDVIEGQKNVASVRFADNEAAYLAGVAAAKTTKTKQVGFVGGIESEVISRFAAGFKAGVESVDPSIKVQVDYAGSFGDAAKGKTIAAAQYAAGADVVYQAAGGTGAGVFAEAKSLNENKNEDEKVWVIGVDRDQAAEGKYTSKDGKESNFVLVSTLKQVGTTVKDIANKTEKGEFPGGQVIVYSLKDKGVELAVTNLSEEGKKAVEDAKAKILDGSIKVPEK